One genomic window of Glycine max cultivar Williams 82 chromosome 16, Glycine_max_v4.0, whole genome shotgun sequence includes the following:
- the LOC100789786 gene encoding chlorophyll a-b binding protein CP26, chloroplastic, which translates to MASLAASTAAASLGMSEMLGNPINLSGATRPAPSASSPASFKTVALFSKKKAAPPKKAAAAAPANDELAKWYGPDRRIFLPEGLLDRSEIPEYLTGEVPGDYGYDPFGLSKKPEDFSKYQAFELIHARWAMLGAAGFIIPEAFNKYGANCGPEAVWFKTGALLLDGGTLNYFGKPIPINLIVAVIAEIVLVGGAEYYRIINGLNFEDKLHPGGPFDPLGLANDPDQAALLKVKEIKNGRLAMFAMLGFYFQAYVTGEGPVENLAKHLSDPFGNNLLTVISGSAERAPTL; encoded by the exons ATGGCTTCCCTTGCAGCATCCACTGCTGCTGCTTCCCTTGGCATGTCAGAAATGCTTGGAAACCCCATCAACCTCAGTGGTGCCACAAGGCCAGCTCCATCTGCCTCTAGCCCTGCCTCCTTCAAGACTGTGGCTCTTTTCTCCAAAAAGAAGGCTGCACCTCCAAAAAAAGCTGCAGCTGCTGCTCCTGCCAATGATGAGCTTGCCAAGTGGTATG GTCCTGACAGAAGGATCTTCTTGCCTGAGGGTCTCTTGGACCGATCTGAGATCCCAGAGTACTTGACCGGAGAAGTCCCCGGAGA CTATGGTTATGACCCATTTGGTCTTAGCAAGAAGCCAGAAGATTTTTCCAA ATATCAGGCATTTGAATTGATTCACGCCAGATGGGCAATGCTTGGTGCTGCTGGATTCATCATTCCCGAGGCCTTCAACAAATATGGAGCAAACTGCGGTCCTGAGGCTGTTTGGTTCAAG ACTGGAGCTCTGCTTCTTGATGGGGGTACCTTGAACTACTTCGGGAAACCCATCCCCATCAATCTTATTGTGGCTGTCATTGCTGAGATTGTTCTTGTGGGAGGTGCAGAGTACTACAGAATTATTAATGGCCTG AATTTCGAAGACAAACTTCATCCAGGTGGTCCATTTGACCCATTGGGGCTTGCAAATGATCCAGACCAAGCTGCACTGCTAAAGgtgaaggaaattaaaaatggaagactTGCTATGTTTGCCATGCTTGGTTTCTACTTCCAAGCTTATGTCACTGGAGAAGGTCCTGTTGAGAACCTTGCAAAACATCTCAGTGACCCTTTTGGCAACAACTTGCTCACTGTCATTTCTGGATCTGCTGAGAGAGCTCCAACTCTCTAA
- the LOC100789253 gene encoding LRR receptor-like serine/threonine-protein kinase GSO2, whose amino-acid sequence MACSVHLLLLLLTSLLALFFNPTCVYGNDELRALLDLKSSLDPEGHFLSSWTMGGNPCDGSFEGVACNEKGQVANVSLQGKGLSGKLSPAIAGLKHLTGLYLHYNSLYGEIPREVANLTELSDLYLNVNHLSGEIPPEIGKMENLQVLQLCYNQLTGSIPTQLGDLKKLSVLALQSNLLGGAIPASLGDLGMLMRLDLSSNNLFGSIPIKLADLPSLQVLDVHNNTLSGNVPPALKRLEEGFVFEHNMGLCGVGFSSLKACTASDHVNLTRPEPYGAGVGGLSRDIPETANVKLPCNTTHCQNSSKSKQATSITVGIVLLTIAVSAIGILTFTVYRRRKQKLGSTFDISEGCLSTDQAKSIYRKNGSPLVSLEYSNGWDPLADSKNFSGDRQDMFQSFRFNLEEMESATQYFSELNLLGKSNFSATYKGVLRDGSVVAVKSISKTSCKSDEAEFLKGLNILTSLRNENLVRLRGFCCSRGRGECFLVYDFVSNGNLTRYLDVKEGDGEVLEWSTRVSIVKGIAKGIAYLHAYKANKPALVHQSISAEKVLIDQRYNPLLSDSGLYKLLTNDVVFSALKGSAAKGYLAPEYTTTGRFTEKSDVYAFGVLLFQILTGKQKITSAMRLAAESFKFPEFIDPNLRGKFFEYEAAKLARMALLCSHESPFERPSMEAIVQELGNCSSCL is encoded by the exons ATGGCTTGTTCAGTGCatctacttcttcttcttctcacttCACTTCTGGCTTTGTTCTTTAACCCAACATGTGTCTATGGCAATGATGAGCTTAGAGCACTTTTGGACTTGAAATCAAGTTTGGATCCAGAAGGGCACTTTCTATCCTCATGGACCATGGGTGGTAACCCATGTGATGGTTCCTTTGAGGGAGTGGCTTGCAATGAGAAGGGTCAGGTGGCAAATGTGTCTTTGCAGGGAAAAGGCCTCTCTGGGAAGCTCTCACCAGCTATTGCTGGACTCAAACACTTGACAGGACTCTACTTGCACTACAACTCTTTGTATGGAGAGATTCCGAGGGAAGTTGCTAACTTGACTGAGCTTAGTGACTTGTACTTGAATGTGAATCACTTGTCTGGTGAAATCCCACCTGAGATTGGCAAGATGGAGAATCTGCAAG TTTTGCAGCTTTGCTATAATCAGTTAACCGGAAGCATACCTACACAGCTTGGTGATTTGAAGAAGCTTAGTGTTCTTGCTCTTCAGTCAAACCTGCTGGGTGGAGCTATCCCTGCTAGTCTAGGTGATTTGGGAATGTTGATGAGGCTAGATTTGAGCTCCAATAATCTCTTTGGTTCCATTCCCATTAAACTAGCTGATCTTCCTTCACTGCAAGTTCTGGATGTTCACAATAATACTCTCTCGGGGAATGTACCTCCTG CTCTAAAGAGACTAGAGGAAGGATTTGTGTTTGAACATAATATGGGGTTATGTGGCGTTGGGTTTTCATCCTTGAAAGCTTGCACTGCTTCAGATCATGTCAATCTCACTCGACCAGAACCTTATGGAGCTGGAGTTGGTGGTCTTTCTAGAGATATCCCAGAAACTGCTAATGTAAAGTTGCCTTGCAATACAACTCATTGCCAAAATTCATCAAAATCCAAACAAGCGACATCTATCACAGTTGGCATTGTTCTACTAACAATTGCAGTATCAGCAATTGGTATTTTGACCTTCACTGTGTATCGTCGGCGGAAACAAAAGCTTGGAAGCACATTTGATATCTCTGAAGGCTGTCTAAGTACAGATCAAGCCAAGAGTATATACAGGAAAAATGGATCTCCTTTGGTCAGCCTTGAGTACTCTAATGGATGGGACCCTTTGGCTGACAGCAAGAATTTCAGCGGGGATAGGCAAGACATGTTCCAGAGTTTCAGGTTCAACTTGGAAGAAATGGAGTCAGCTACTCAGTATTTCTCCGAGTTGAATTTGTTGGGGAAGAGCAACTTTAGTGCAACGTATAAAGGAGTTCTAAGAGATGGATCTGTTGTTGCTGTCAAGAGTATCAGTAAAACTAGTTGCAAATCGGATGAAGCTGAATTTTTGAAGGGATTGAACATCTTGACCTCACTGAGGAATGAGAATTTAGTGAGGCTGAGAGGATTTTGTTGTTCAAGGGGACGAGGTGAATGCTTCCTGGTTTATGATTTTGTTTCTAATGGAAATCTGACACGCTACCTTGATGTGAAGGAAGGTGATGGAGAAGTCCTTGAATGGTCAACAAGAGTTTCTATTGTGAAAGGGATTGCTAAAG GTATAGCATATTTACATGCATACAAAGCAAACAAACCAGCTCTTGTTCACCAAAGCATCTCAGCTGAGAAAGTGCTCATTGATCAGCGGTACAACCCATTGCTTTCAGATTCCGGCCTGTACAAGCTTCTTACCAATGATGTTGTCTTCTCCGCGCTAAAGGGTAGCGCAGCAAAGGGCTACCTAGCTCCAGAATACACCACTACCGGCCGGTTCACTGAGAAAAGTGATGTTTATGCATTTGGAGTCCTTCTTTTCCAGATCCTCACGGGGAAGCAGAAGATCACAAGTGCAATGCGCCTTGCTGCTGAGTCCTTCAAATTCCCAGAATTTATTGATCCTAACTTGCGTGGCAAGTTCTTCGAATACGAGGCGGCTAAACTAGCAAGAATGGCCTTACTTTGCTCCCATGAGTCTCCATTTGAAAGGCCGAGCATGGAAGCCATTGTTCAAGAACTGGGAAATTGTAGTAGCTgtctttaa
- the LOC100804802 gene encoding ATP-dependent RNA helicase glh-2, which produces MNGEDDKSLLWKLPVVKSDQFGKVGPAFGIGAGCGLGFGLGLLGGVGFGPGIPGFQVGFGFGAGCGVGFGFGYGVGKGIAQDENKRYSNVGNPFRGSRSIISEDDITALVDDLVINTKKFIKATSKEIDKWRR; this is translated from the exons ATGAACGGCGAAGACGACAAGAGTTTGCTGTGGAAGCTTCCGGTGGTGAAGTCCGATCAGTTCGGCAAGGTGGGCCCCGCCTTCGGCATCGGCGCCGGCTGCGGCCTCGGTTTCGGCCTTGGCCTTCTCGGAG GAGTGGGTTTTGGCCCTGGAATTCCTGGTTTCCAAGTTGGTTTTGGATTTGGAGCTGGATGTGGAGTTGGTTTTGGGTTTGGCTATGGTGTGGGGAAAGGAATTGCACAAGATGAGAACAAGAGATACTCAAATGTTGGAAATCCTTTCCGTGGTTCTAGAAGCATCATTTCTGA GGATGATATTACTGCACTTGTGGACGACCTTGTCATTAATACTAAAAAGTTTATCAAGGCAACATCGAAAGAAATTGACAAGTGGAGAAGATAA
- the LOC100527331 gene encoding uncharacterized protein LOC100527331, with amino-acid sequence MSNVTEKLGIKIERNPPEDKLTQLGVRQWPKWGCPPSKFPWTYESKETCYLLEGKVKVTPSGANESVEIAAGDFVEFPKGMSCTWDVSVAVDKHYNFE; translated from the exons atGAGTAACGTGACAGAGAAATTGGGCATCAAGATTGAGAGGAACCCTCCTGAAGACAAGCTCACTCAACTTGGTGTTAGGCAATGGCCCAA ATGGGGTTGTCCTCCAAGCAAATTCCCGTGGACATATGAATCTAAAGAGACCTGCTATCTCTTGGAAGGAAAAGTGAAGGTTACCCCTAGTGGGGCAAATGAGTCAGTAGAAATTGCTGCTGGTGATTTTGTTGAGTTTCCAAAAGGGATGAGTTGCACTTGGGATGTGTCAGTTGCTGTTGACAAGCACTATAACTTTGAATAA
- the LOC100788726 gene encoding uncharacterized protein produces the protein MSCWSAENATKAYLNTLKMGQKAKEPAVAEFISALAAGNTAQLMVVACAGAADSTTLALVTAAHQTGGHVVCIVPSHEELSASKKVLGVNASQVQFMVGAAQEEQVLLSQADFVLIDCNLVSHGEIVKAIQSGGGGMQNGTVVVGYNALNCRGSWWSSGSKTQLLPIGKGLLVTRFGASATSPKYGSGVSKIKSSRWIVKVDKCTGEEHVYRIRVPQGKVI, from the exons ATGTCTTGCTGGTCTGCAGAAAATGCCACAAAGGCTTATCTCAACACATTGAAAATG GGTCAAAAGGCCAAAGAACCCGCGGTTGCAGAGTTCATATCAGCACTAGCCGCTGGCAACACTGCACAACTAATGGTTGTGGCATGTGCTGGTGCAGCAGACTCAACCACACTAGCATTGGTCACTGCTGCACACCAAACTGGTGGCCATGTTGTTTGCATTGTCCCTAGCCATGAGGAATTAAGTGCCTCCAAAAAAGTCCTTGGAGTAAATGCAAGTCAAGTCCAATTCATGGTTGGAGCGGCTCAAGAAGAACAAGTGCTGTTAAGCCAAGCAGATTTTGTGCTCATTGATTGCAACCTTGTGAGCCATGGAGAGATTGTTAAAGCAATCCaaagtggtggtggtggcatgCAAAATGGCACAGTGGTTGTTGGCTACAATGCACTTAATTGTAGAGGGTCTTGGTGGTCTTCTGGATCAAAAACTCAGTTGTTGCCTATAGGAAAAGGGCTTTTGGTGACAAGATTTGGAGCAAGTGCTACTAGTCCAAAATATGGATCTGGAGTGAGTAAGATCAAAAGTAGTCGTTGGATTGTCAAGGTGGACAAATGCACTGGTGAAGAACATGTGTATAGGATCAGAGTTCCACAAGGAAAAGTGATTTAA
- the LOC100790841 gene encoding APO protein 1, chloroplastic has product MGLPLLSSALWDPSHNCVSSSVEFIRPLLSASKSYSLGLKFNCQQFCKGRSKLPGVLVCASRRPKGTVWRRKTLPQNEDLPPILPKNKKKPYPIPFKEIKQAGREDRKLAHMGIEKPLEPPKNGLLVPDLVPVAYEVFDAWKLLIEGLAQLLHVIPAHGCSECSEVHVAQTGHHIRDCSGTNGRQRRSSHAWVKGSVNDILVPIESYHLFDPFGRRIKHDTRFEYDRIPAVVELCIQAGVDIPEYPSRRRTNPIRMLGRRVIDRGGNLEEPKPWRFADPSSLNDFDTYRASERFPRPSLSDLPKIAQETMSAYETVKKGVKKLMRKYTVKACGYCTEVHVGPWGHNAKLCGAFKHQWRDGKHGWQDATVDEVFPPNYVWHVRDPRGPPLASALRRYYGKAPAVVEVCMQAGAQIPEEYKPMMRLDIIIPDTEEARMIA; this is encoded by the exons ATGGGGCTGCCGCTACTTTCTTCTGCATTATGGGATCCTTCTCATAACT GTGTTTCCTCCAGTGTGGAGTTTATCAGGCCCCTTCTATCAGCTTCTAAGTCATATTCTCTTGGTTTGAAG TTTAACTGCCAACAATTTTGCAAGGGAAGATCAAAATTGCCAGGAGTTTTAGTTTGTGCCAGTCGAAGGCCCAAAGGAACTGTGTGGAGACGAAAAACTTTACCACAAAATGAGGATTTACCGCCAATTTTaccaaagaataagaaaaagccATACCCTATTCCCTTTAAGGAAATCAAGCAGGCTGGAAGGGAGGACAGGAAACTTGCACACATGGGAATAGAGAAACCTCTTGAGCCTCCAAAGAATGGATTGCTTGTTCCAGATCTAGTTCCTGTTGCCTATGAAGTATTTGATGCTTGGAAGCTTTTGATTGAAGGTCTTGCCCAGCTCTTGCATGTCATTCCTGCACATGGCTGTAG TGAATGCTCAGAAGTTCATGTAGCCCAAACTGGTCACCACATTCGGGATTGTTCTGGCACTAATGGTCGGCAGCGTCGTAGTTCTCATGCATGGGTAAAGGGTTCAGTCAATGATATACTTGTCCCTATTGAGTCTTATCATCTTTTTGACCCCTTTGGTAGGCGTATTAAACATGATACACGGTTTGAATATGACCGGATTCCTGCTGTTGTTGAGCTATGCATTCAAGCCGGTGTAGATATCCCAGAATATCCTTCGCGCCGAAGGACCAACCCCATACGGATGTTAGGGAGGAGAGTAATTGACAGAGGTGGAAATTTAGAGGAACCTAAACCGTGGCGCTTTGCAGACCCCTCTTCACTCAATGACTTTGATACTTACAGAGCTTCTGAGCGATTTCCACGACCATCGTTGTCAGATCTACCTAAAATTGCCCAAGAAACAATGAGTGCATATGAAACTGTCAAAAAGGGTGTCAAGAAGTTGATGAGGAAGTACACTGTGAAAGCTTGCGGTTATTGCACTGAGGTTCATGTGGGTCCATGGGGTCACAATGCTAAGCTTTGTGGTGCATTTAAGCACCAGTGGAGGGATGGGAAGCATGGTTGGCAGGATGCTACTGTGGATGAAGTTTTTCCTCCAAATTATGTGTGGCATGTTAGAGACCCTAGGGGGCCTCCCTTAGCATCTGCACTGAGGAGATATTATGGAAAGGCTCCGGCTGTGGTTGAAGTGTGCATGCAAGCTGGTGCACAGATACCAGAAGAGTACAAGCCCATGATGAGGCTTGACATTATAATTCCGGACACTGAGGAGGCAAGAATGATTGCATGA